A single Candidatus Methylarchaceae archaeon HK02M2 DNA region contains:
- a CDS encoding site-2 protease family protein — protein MSESYGNALNDYETIVNIVNSHFTIKDRYLRNNDVIEFSIDSTEYLKQNFRKVAKELKSKGFIAFLRRTNGDIILTVGKMAVVTHFSRRKPLLLFLIVIGVVLIDGWLRSTDFISRFELNFDPIFFTIVYTLSIMGIIGVHELGHMIASSTHGIKSSLPYFIPGFPGVLPTFGALITAGEPPLNRDALFDLGLSGPIAGLIVTLIVTVPGALTSILLPSSEVTQMMDLGGMFITSPSLLMLGIFELTGMVQEGMIIYLSPLGFAAWLGFIITFLNMLPAWQLDGGHIARGVLGREKHRIATYLSILLLFLLGYWLMALLVLFLSMGRIEMRPLDDVTSISNGRKYLFIFIIILAVLLIPIPF, from the coding sequence ATGTCAGAGAGTTATGGGAATGCGTTAAATGATTATGAAACGATAGTCAATATTGTCAATTCCCATTTTACTATCAAGGACCGTTACCTTCGGAACAATGATGTTATAGAATTTAGTATCGACTCTACGGAGTATTTAAAACAGAATTTTAGAAAAGTTGCGAAAGAACTTAAGTCGAAAGGTTTCATTGCTTTCCTAAGGAGGACGAACGGTGACATAATTCTAACTGTAGGAAAGATGGCTGTAGTCACTCATTTTAGTAGAAGAAAACCTTTACTTCTTTTTCTGATCGTCATCGGGGTTGTTCTAATCGATGGCTGGTTACGTTCAACAGATTTCATAAGCAGATTTGAATTAAATTTTGACCCAATATTCTTTACTATAGTTTATACGCTTTCCATAATGGGTATTATTGGAGTTCATGAGTTAGGTCACATGATAGCATCATCTACCCATGGTATCAAATCATCGCTACCATATTTTATTCCAGGTTTTCCAGGTGTTCTACCGACTTTTGGTGCATTGATTACTGCTGGTGAGCCTCCATTAAATCGAGATGCACTCTTTGATCTAGGATTATCTGGTCCAATTGCTGGCCTTATTGTAACTTTAATAGTAACGGTCCCTGGAGCCCTAACTTCCATACTTTTACCCTCTTCAGAGGTTACTCAAATGATGGATTTAGGAGGAATGTTCATAACTAGTCCAAGCTTGCTCATGCTAGGGATTTTTGAATTGACAGGAATGGTACAAGAGGGTATGATAATTTATCTTTCTCCACTAGGTTTTGCAGCATGGCTCGGATTTATAATCACCTTTCTCAACATGTTACCTGCTTGGCAGCTTGATGGTGGACACATAGCGAGAGGTGTTTTAGGAAGAGAGAAACATAGGATAGCGACTTACTTGAGCATACTTCTCCTGTTCTTGTTGGGTTATTGGTTGATGGCTCTTCTAGTATTATTTTTATCTATGGGAAGGATCGAGATGCGTCCACTAGATGATGTAACATCGATATCGAACGGAAGGAAATATCTTTTCATATTCATAATAATTCTTGCCGTACTTTTAATACCAATACCTTTCTGA
- a CDS encoding NAD(P)/FAD-dependent oxidoreductase has protein sequence MLKYDLIIVGAGTAGCMAGIAAAEQSSKVLMLDCKDFKEIGEKVCGDAIGKHHFKTVKLKNPPSNVIKGRMDAIFVYSPSGRHGYEVEGDGYALNRYEFGRWLLNQALDKGVEMKSNTKVISPILDKEKAIGVKVLNKKQGVSLSFLGRTVIDASGWTGVLRRTLPEMHGIVKEPPWEDFAVCYREVRELKVNIEDQNCAKIYLDANIAPQGYWWFFPQGDNLVNIGIGVKGGCGNDPKHIFKDHLANLPILKDSKILTGGGGVVPTRRPLHSLVVYGTIFAGDSGFTANPIHGGGIGQSMIAGSIAGRIAIESLSDDDPSKILWKVNKEFVDAYGMKAASLEIFKIFLQELDNEDLEFGIENRLITNSDLERLSYGNGDLSITEKARRMIRGMKRPSILRNLAETARYMNKVKKLYENYPEKEDYEIWSKSVLDIFCEFKKIRI, from the coding sequence TTGCTGAAATACGATCTCATAATAGTAGGTGCTGGAACTGCTGGATGTATGGCTGGTATAGCTGCTGCTGAGCAAAGTTCGAAAGTATTGATGCTGGACTGTAAAGATTTCAAAGAGATAGGTGAGAAAGTCTGCGGGGATGCTATAGGTAAACATCACTTCAAAACTGTGAAATTAAAGAATCCTCCAAGTAATGTTATAAAAGGTAGGATGGATGCCATCTTTGTCTATTCTCCCTCTGGAAGGCATGGATATGAAGTTGAAGGGGATGGTTATGCTTTAAATAGATACGAGTTTGGTCGTTGGCTCTTAAATCAAGCTTTAGATAAAGGTGTAGAAATGAAATCTAATACAAAAGTAATTTCACCCATTTTGGATAAAGAAAAGGCTATTGGCGTGAAAGTATTAAATAAAAAACAGGGAGTAAGTCTATCGTTCTTGGGTAGAACAGTTATAGATGCAAGTGGCTGGACTGGAGTTTTAAGAAGAACTTTACCTGAAATGCATGGAATCGTCAAAGAACCGCCTTGGGAAGATTTTGCAGTATGCTATAGGGAAGTCAGAGAGTTAAAAGTCAACATAGAAGATCAAAATTGTGCTAAAATCTATTTAGATGCGAATATTGCCCCTCAAGGATATTGGTGGTTCTTCCCTCAAGGTGATAATCTCGTAAATATAGGTATAGGGGTTAAAGGTGGATGTGGAAACGATCCAAAGCATATCTTCAAAGATCATTTAGCAAATCTTCCTATTCTTAAGGATTCGAAGATCCTCACAGGAGGCGGTGGAGTTGTACCTACTCGAAGACCTCTTCATTCTCTAGTAGTATATGGAACAATATTTGCAGGTGACTCTGGTTTTACTGCAAATCCAATACATGGAGGCGGTATTGGACAGTCAATGATAGCTGGAAGTATAGCTGGGAGAATTGCCATAGAAAGTTTGAGTGATGATGATCCAAGCAAAATATTATGGAAAGTCAATAAAGAGTTTGTTGACGCTTATGGAATGAAAGCTGCTAGTTTAGAGATCTTTAAAATCTTTTTACAAGAGTTAGATAATGAGGACCTTGAGTTCGGTATAGAAAATAGGCTGATCACTAACTCTGACTTGGAAAGGCTTAGTTATGGGAATGGTGATTTATCAATAACGGAAAAAGCTAGAAGAATGATTAGGGGAATGAAGAGACCAAGCATTCTTAGAAATTTAGCTGAAACAGCTAGATATATGAATAAAGTCAAAAAACTCTACGAAAATTATCCTGAAAAAGAAGATTATGAAATTTGGTCTAAATCTGTTCTTGATATATTTTGCGAATTCAAAAAGATTAGGATTTGA
- a CDS encoding ATP-dependent DNA ligase, with the protein MQKTFKSIAELCEKLEATDKRLRMISLVADFLKELKVEEVEPAVSMILGRYLPRWSQQNLDVSWVTLRHIIKRITKADDRVLIDVFGKTGDIGSATKIIFESSKVGRQSTLFEKKLTIIEVRKSIESIAKTTGPGSREKKERLIEVMFSQASPVEAKYLVKIFIGEMRIGFSEGLMEQAVSKAFEIPLEMVQKGFMITGDIGEVSVIAKRQGKKGLSKIEFKVFRPVRLMLAQMANDIPEVLREHGKTAFEYKLDGVRVQIHKLGEEVKIFSRRLKDVTESFPEIVNKVQKNVRAKEVIFEGEIIAVNSLGHPIPFQHLMRRFKRVRAIEDMIKKIPVKLYLFDILYLDGESLITDPYTRRRRILAENFGEISLTDQLISNNLEESVQFLKKATDSGHEGLVAKKLDSQYVPGTRGKLWLKIKPVLEPLDLVIVAAEYGYGRRHRWLSDYYLAALDPETEEFLMVGKTFKGLSDMEIIEMTERLKEITIKVEDRRVVVIPKIVVQVLYNEIQQSSKYRSGMALRFARIDFIREDKTPEEADTIQKVRKIFEKQFIKKGRYKIDRLLN; encoded by the coding sequence ATGCAAAAAACCTTCAAATCCATAGCAGAGCTGTGTGAAAAACTAGAGGCAACTGATAAGCGACTTCGAATGATTAGCTTAGTTGCAGACTTCTTAAAAGAGTTGAAAGTAGAAGAGGTTGAGCCTGCTGTATCTATGATCTTGGGAAGGTATCTACCAAGATGGAGCCAACAAAACCTTGATGTAAGTTGGGTAACCCTTCGTCACATAATAAAGCGAATAACAAAAGCTGATGATAGAGTACTTATAGATGTATTCGGCAAGACGGGGGATATAGGCTCAGCCACAAAGATAATATTTGAAAGTAGCAAAGTTGGTAGGCAATCAACACTTTTTGAAAAAAAGTTGACAATAATCGAGGTTAGAAAAAGTATAGAAAGCATAGCGAAAACCACTGGTCCTGGCTCTAGAGAAAAGAAGGAACGTCTCATTGAAGTTATGTTCAGTCAAGCTTCACCTGTTGAAGCCAAATATTTAGTAAAAATCTTTATCGGCGAAATGCGGATCGGCTTTTCTGAGGGATTGATGGAACAAGCGGTTTCCAAAGCTTTTGAGATCCCACTAGAAATGGTACAAAAAGGATTTATGATCACAGGAGACATAGGAGAAGTATCTGTTATAGCAAAAAGGCAAGGTAAAAAAGGATTATCGAAGATCGAGTTTAAAGTTTTCAGACCTGTTAGGCTCATGTTGGCTCAGATGGCTAATGATATCCCCGAAGTATTAAGAGAGCATGGCAAAACAGCCTTCGAATACAAGTTAGATGGTGTCAGAGTTCAGATCCACAAACTTGGTGAAGAGGTAAAGATCTTTAGTAGAAGATTAAAGGATGTAACGGAAAGTTTTCCTGAGATCGTAAATAAGGTTCAGAAAAATGTAAGAGCGAAAGAAGTAATTTTTGAGGGTGAAATCATAGCCGTCAACAGTCTAGGCCATCCAATTCCTTTCCAGCATCTTATGAGGAGATTTAAAAGGGTTCGTGCAATAGAGGATATGATCAAAAAAATTCCAGTTAAACTGTACTTGTTTGATATTTTATATCTTGATGGAGAAAGCCTGATTACAGATCCATATACAAGGAGGAGACGAATTTTAGCTGAAAATTTTGGAGAAATATCTTTAACAGATCAACTCATTAGCAACAACTTGGAAGAAAGTGTACAATTCTTAAAAAAGGCTACAGATTCAGGACATGAGGGTCTCGTAGCAAAAAAATTGGACAGCCAATATGTACCAGGAACTCGTGGAAAACTTTGGCTAAAGATAAAACCCGTTCTCGAACCCTTGGACTTGGTTATAGTTGCGGCAGAATATGGATACGGCCGAAGACATAGATGGCTCTCAGACTATTATCTGGCTGCTCTGGATCCTGAAACGGAAGAATTTTTAATGGTTGGGAAGACCTTCAAGGGATTGTCGGATATGGAAATCATTGAAATGACAGAGAGACTTAAAGAAATTACGATAAAAGTAGAGGATAGAAGGGTGGTCGTAATTCCAAAAATCGTTGTCCAGGTCCTATATAATGAGATACAGCAAAGTTCAAAATATAGATCTGGCATGGCATTACGTTTTGCAAGAATAGACTTCATAAGAGAAGACAAAACTCCAGAAGAAGCTGATACTATACAAAAAGTCAGAAAAATCTTTGAAAAACAGTTTATAAAAAAAGGCAGATATAAAATAGATCGGTTATTAAATTAA
- a CDS encoding GIY-YIG nuclease family protein: protein MNNKGVYTLIIHIVKNIDVRVGSIGFIEFSRGFYTYTGSALGSGSTGLMGRIQRHLKKEKKCFWHIDYLLKSKYASVRAVIYASTERRFECEIVREMVNSLNVEPLRMFGSGDCRKRCKSHLHYFIDNNLIIEDIIGVYHNLSLMPKLFTLALNNHFD from the coding sequence GTGAATAATAAGGGGGTCTACACTCTTATAATCCATATTGTTAAGAATATCGATGTTAGGGTCGGTAGCATAGGTTTTATCGAATTTAGTAGAGGATTTTACACATATACAGGGTCTGCATTGGGTTCTGGCTCAACAGGATTGATGGGGAGGATTCAAAGACATTTGAAAAAAGAAAAAAAGTGCTTCTGGCATATAGATTACCTTTTAAAAAGTAAATATGCATCAGTAAGAGCTGTAATCTATGCAAGCACTGAGAGAAGGTTTGAATGTGAGATCGTGAGAGAAATGGTTAACTCGTTGAACGTAGAACCCCTGAGAATGTTCGGGTCTGGTGATTGTAGGAAGAGATGTAAAAGCCATCTTCATTATTTTATAGATAATAATCTAATCATTGAAGATATCATCGGTGTTTATCATAATTTGAGTCTGATGCCGAAATTATTCACGCTGGCATTAAATAATCACTTCGATTAG
- the serS gene encoding serine--tRNA ligase: MLDIKFIRENQVMIKEMLNMRAMNVPLDRLIDYDTKRRKIITNTQKLKHERNLVSEKIAKMKKENKDVQKDIEEMKKISDKIANADVKIRELGEKMQDVLMVIPNIPDKTVPYGKDESDNVEIRRWGEFPNFKFRPKDHIDLGLKLDLIDIERAAKVAGSRFYYLKGNLVLLNFALIKFGLDFMRKKGFTIVQTPYMLRRDVVAGCVALSDFKDAIYKVEGENLYLLATSEHSIAGLHKDEILGGKILPLKYAGISPCYRKEAGAHGRDTKGIFRVHQFEKVEQFTFCKPNDSWEIHELLLRNAEEILQLLNIPYRVMNVCIGDLGTVAAKKFDLEAWLPGQRKYREVVSCSNCLEYQARRLNIRYRERPNQKPLFVHTLNSTAIATERTLIAIMENYQEKDCSIRIPKILKPYMNGLDVIAKS; this comes from the coding sequence ATGCTTGATATTAAGTTTATTCGCGAAAATCAGGTTATGATCAAGGAAATGCTAAATATGAGGGCCATGAATGTACCTTTAGACCGTCTAATCGATTATGATACAAAGAGAAGAAAGATCATAACTAATACTCAAAAGTTAAAGCATGAGAGAAATCTGGTATCTGAGAAGATTGCGAAGATGAAAAAAGAGAACAAAGATGTGCAGAAAGATATTGAAGAGATGAAGAAAATTTCGGATAAGATCGCAAATGCTGATGTAAAAATTAGGGAGCTAGGAGAAAAAATGCAGGATGTATTGATGGTTATTCCGAATATACCAGATAAAACAGTTCCATATGGTAAGGATGAGAGCGATAATGTTGAGATAAGAAGATGGGGTGAATTTCCGAATTTCAAATTTCGACCAAAAGATCATATCGACCTTGGACTCAAATTGGACTTAATAGATATAGAAAGGGCAGCAAAGGTCGCCGGTTCAAGGTTCTACTACTTAAAAGGGAACTTAGTCTTACTGAACTTTGCCCTAATTAAATTTGGCTTGGATTTTATGAGAAAAAAAGGCTTTACGATTGTTCAGACCCCATATATGCTTCGCAGAGATGTTGTAGCTGGTTGTGTAGCTCTATCAGATTTCAAGGATGCCATTTATAAGGTAGAAGGAGAGAATCTCTATCTATTAGCTACATCTGAACATTCCATAGCCGGTCTACATAAAGATGAGATTCTTGGAGGAAAGATTCTTCCTCTAAAATATGCTGGCATAAGCCCTTGTTATAGAAAGGAGGCTGGAGCACATGGGAGAGACACAAAGGGAATCTTTCGAGTGCACCAATTTGAAAAGGTAGAGCAATTTACATTTTGTAAACCTAATGATTCATGGGAGATTCATGAACTACTATTAAGAAATGCTGAAGAAATACTTCAACTACTTAATATACCATATAGGGTAATGAACGTCTGTATAGGAGATCTTGGAACAGTCGCTGCAAAGAAATTCGATTTAGAGGCATGGTTACCAGGTCAAAGAAAATATAGAGAAGTGGTAAGTTGTTCCAACTGCTTAGAATATCAAGCTAGGAGGCTAAATATAAGGTATAGAGAAAGACCTAACCAAAAGCCATTATTCGTTCACACGTTAAATAGCACTGCTATAGCAACTGAAAGGACATTGATAGCTATAATGGAAAACTATCAAGAAAAGGATTGTTCTATCAGGATACCAAAAATTCTTAAACCTTATATGAATGGACTAGACGTAATTGCAAAGAGTTAA
- a CDS encoding LarC family nickel insertion protein encodes MVQDRVLIIDCQVAGISGDMFLGALIDLGVDVDEVKGMMKLAGGYMKGVKSLDVEVKEVKRRGFKAKRVEVRA; translated from the coding sequence ATGGTCCAAGATCGGGTACTCATTATCGACTGTCAAGTTGCGGGTATTTCTGGAGATATGTTTCTAGGTGCCTTGATCGATCTAGGAGTTGATGTCGATGAAGTAAAAGGAATGATGAAATTGGCAGGAGGATACATGAAAGGGGTCAAGAGTCTAGATGTAGAAGTAAAAGAGGTAAAAAGAAGGGGTTTCAAAGCGAAAAGGGTCGAAGTAAGAGCTAT
- a CDS encoding TldD/PmbA family protein yields the protein MTDLALKEALKLGATDVSAICAQTIENQIRFSNNSITVTKNIKNLELFLYVAKDKKRMIGATSNPSVVGLKKFTSDLIKACELISPSPEYTPLPRGEFEYSSHRMYDKKIVEDEIKLIEFAKEAVDAGIDAGATRVSGSLMASEEELNILTSGNVTGEDKTTKILLNVRAFTEEETSGHGLSCAAKLTDFKPSEAGSTAGDYAKSSIDPHPWEEGIYDLVTMPTVTADIVQHTGSFSSAFIVDAGLSFLADKVGQKVGVDEFTLRDYGVIEGGFGGRIFDDEGLPTHENIIIEKGVLKGYLHNSTTARKFGKSPTGNAGIIEPHPWNLVVDPGKMSVDDLIKEVNRGILVTNNWYTRFQNIRTGEYSTIPRDAAFLIEYGKIKHPVAGLRISDSIPRQLTSILGISNERKWVEWWEVSIPTLAPAMLIKDVTITKALI from the coding sequence TTGACCGATTTAGCACTTAAAGAAGCATTGAAGCTTGGTGCAACAGATGTATCTGCCATATGTGCCCAAACGATTGAAAACCAGATCAGGTTCAGTAATAACTCAATTACTGTTACCAAGAATATAAAGAACTTGGAGCTCTTCCTTTATGTTGCAAAGGATAAAAAGAGGATGATAGGTGCTACATCCAATCCTAGTGTGGTAGGTTTAAAAAAATTTACCTCAGATCTGATAAAAGCATGTGAGCTGATCTCACCAAGTCCTGAGTATACACCATTACCAAGAGGAGAATTCGAATATTCATCACATAGGATGTATGATAAAAAAATAGTTGAAGATGAAATAAAATTGATAGAATTTGCTAAGGAAGCAGTAGATGCAGGGATCGATGCAGGCGCGACTAGAGTTTCAGGTTCTTTGATGGCATCAGAAGAAGAGCTCAATATCTTAACATCAGGTAATGTTACTGGTGAAGATAAAACCACAAAGATACTACTTAATGTAAGGGCTTTTACTGAAGAAGAAACGAGTGGTCACGGTCTATCATGTGCCGCAAAGCTCACCGACTTTAAACCTTCTGAAGCAGGAAGTACAGCAGGAGATTATGCAAAAAGTTCGATCGATCCCCACCCTTGGGAAGAGGGAATATATGACCTTGTTACAATGCCTACTGTAACAGCAGATATAGTTCAGCATACTGGCTCTTTTTCATCAGCTTTTATTGTAGATGCTGGGCTCTCTTTCTTGGCCGATAAAGTTGGTCAGAAGGTGGGTGTTGATGAATTTACTCTAAGAGACTATGGTGTGATCGAAGGAGGTTTTGGTGGAAGGATTTTTGATGATGAGGGCTTACCAACTCATGAGAATATAATTATCGAGAAAGGTGTATTGAAGGGTTACCTCCACAATAGCACTACAGCTAGAAAATTTGGTAAGTCTCCTACTGGCAATGCTGGAATAATAGAACCTCATCCTTGGAACCTTGTTGTGGACCCTGGGAAGATGAGTGTAGATGATCTAATAAAAGAAGTAAATAGAGGTATTTTAGTAACGAATAATTGGTATACAAGATTTCAGAATATCAGGACTGGAGAGTACTCGACGATTCCTAGAGATGCAGCATTCTTGATAGAATATGGTAAGATAAAACACCCGGTCGCAGGGCTTAGAATAAGTGATAGCATTCCAAGACAGCTTACTAGTATCCTTGGCATATCTAATGAAAGAAAGTGGGTTGAATGGTGGGAAGTATCTATCCCAACTCTTGCTCCTGCGATGCTGATTAAAGATGTTACAATAACGAAGGCTTTAATATGA
- the larB gene encoding nickel pincer cofactor biosynthesis protein LarB, whose translation MRKILEKLAKGEISIDEAETMLKLSAIEEISNIAKVDISRELRRGIPEIILATGKLPEETARIALHLTNKKGRAIISRADDDSIKAINKIITSDIDLTVYQRSKMIVMRKKGIKLERSGGKIGIITAGTSDINVAEEAKVIAEEIGCEVFTAYDVGVAGIHRLFGPLKEMLKKEVDALVVVAGMEGALPSLVSSLVDVPVIGVPTSLSFGYGEKGVSALMAMLQSCSLGLSVVNIDNGVGAGAFAALIARRVSNKKRSLLI comes from the coding sequence ATGAGAAAAATTCTCGAGAAGCTTGCTAAAGGAGAAATATCGATAGATGAAGCAGAAACGATGTTGAAATTATCTGCTATAGAAGAGATAAGTAATATTGCAAAGGTAGACATCAGTCGAGAATTAAGGAGAGGAATCCCTGAGATCATATTGGCTACAGGAAAATTGCCTGAAGAAACTGCAAGAATTGCCCTTCATTTAACGAATAAAAAAGGTAGAGCGATAATCAGTCGTGCAGATGATGATTCTATTAAAGCAATAAATAAGATAATTACATCTGACATAGATCTAACTGTATATCAAAGATCAAAAATGATTGTAATGAGAAAAAAAGGCATTAAATTAGAGAGGTCTGGAGGAAAGATCGGGATCATAACTGCTGGAACATCTGATATCAATGTAGCAGAGGAGGCAAAGGTGATCGCTGAAGAAATCGGTTGTGAGGTATTCACTGCTTACGACGTGGGTGTGGCTGGAATTCATAGACTATTCGGACCTTTAAAAGAAATGTTGAAAAAAGAGGTAGATGCCCTAGTAGTGGTTGCAGGTATGGAAGGTGCATTACCATCTCTGGTTTCAAGCCTCGTAGATGTCCCTGTTATCGGCGTTCCAACTTCTTTGAGCTTTGGATATGGGGAAAAAGGAGTAAGTGCCCTAATGGCTATGTTACAATCATGCTCTTTAGGATTGTCTGTTGTCAATATCGATAATGGTGTTGGTGCTGGCGCTTTTGCTGCATTAATAGCCAGAAGAGTTTCAAATAAGAAAAGATCTCTTTTAATTTAG
- a CDS encoding TldD/PmbA family protein translates to MDEDLITLSVDLAQKLGADYAEAKLHKIKRINCLLRNGIPEPATISDAYGIGMRVICSGSLAFSGTNDLSKENLKVIVEKAVKRAKASSILLKYKIHLSEEKAICANWRAEEKKNIENIGLKDLFDLLREADYQIKNGRAGVDFPNRLLVATTHLEEKIYMNSDGAKIRSRVPRLGFYSFITTLYEGKTATITIPSGYSQLGESGGWEVVDRLKIFQYIQKEADNLALVVKNDQKPPKEIIDVVLGPNVSGIIAHESAGHPEEADRILGREAAQAGESYLKSDDIGLKIGSEEAYVSDDPDIPHSSGYYLYDDEGVTARKRKLIDAGVIYEFLHDRSTAYVFNIPSNGASRSSSYDREPIIRMANTFVEPGDYSLEELLEDIKLGVYIKSFMEWNIDDKRFNQRYVGLEAYMIEKGDIKGMVRNPVLEITTPKLWSSVDARGKEVEFVAGTCGKGDPMQDAPVWTGGPDMRLRAIKIGVR, encoded by the coding sequence TTGGATGAAGATCTGATAACTTTATCAGTCGATCTCGCACAAAAACTTGGTGCAGACTATGCTGAAGCTAAGTTGCATAAGATAAAAAGGATAAACTGTCTCTTACGAAATGGAATTCCAGAACCAGCTACAATCAGTGATGCTTATGGGATAGGTATGAGAGTAATCTGTTCTGGCTCTTTAGCCTTTTCAGGTACAAATGATTTATCAAAAGAAAATCTAAAAGTAATTGTAGAGAAGGCTGTTAAAAGAGCAAAAGCATCATCTATTCTTTTAAAGTATAAGATTCATTTAAGCGAAGAGAAGGCTATCTGTGCTAATTGGAGAGCAGAAGAGAAGAAAAATATTGAGAATATTGGTTTAAAAGATCTTTTCGATCTTTTGAGGGAAGCGGATTATCAGATAAAGAATGGTAGGGCTGGCGTCGACTTTCCGAACAGGTTATTGGTCGCGACAACTCATCTTGAAGAAAAAATATACATGAACAGTGATGGGGCGAAGATAAGAAGCAGGGTACCTAGATTAGGCTTTTATAGCTTCATAACAACTTTATACGAAGGTAAAACAGCCACTATAACGATACCCTCAGGCTATTCACAACTTGGTGAGAGTGGAGGATGGGAAGTAGTAGATCGACTTAAGATTTTCCAATATATCCAGAAAGAGGCTGATAATCTTGCTCTTGTTGTAAAGAATGATCAGAAGCCTCCAAAGGAGATTATTGATGTAGTTCTGGGCCCCAATGTCAGTGGTATAATTGCTCATGAATCAGCAGGTCATCCTGAGGAAGCTGATAGAATATTGGGCAGAGAAGCTGCACAAGCTGGCGAATCTTATCTGAAGTCTGATGATATTGGGCTGAAGATAGGGAGCGAGGAAGCTTATGTGAGCGATGATCCTGATATCCCGCACTCTAGTGGTTATTACTTATACGATGATGAAGGTGTCACTGCAAGAAAAAGAAAGCTAATCGATGCTGGAGTTATCTATGAATTTTTACATGACAGATCCACAGCGTATGTATTCAATATACCAAGCAATGGTGCATCAAGGTCTTCAAGCTATGATAGAGAACCCATCATAAGGATGGCAAATACCTTTGTTGAGCCTGGAGACTATTCTTTAGAAGAACTCTTAGAAGATATCAAACTTGGCGTCTACATCAAATCCTTCATGGAATGGAATATCGATGACAAGCGTTTCAATCAAAGATACGTAGGTCTCGAGGCTTATATGATTGAAAAAGGAGATATAAAAGGTATGGTAAGAAATCCAGTTTTAGAGATAACAACCCCTAAGCTTTGGAGTAGTGTAGATGCTAGGGGCAAAGAAGTTGAATTTGTAGCTGGGACATGCGGTAAAGGCGATCCTATGCAGGACGCTCCCGTATGGACTGGAGGACCTGACATGAGGCTGAGGGCGATAAAGATAGGGGTGAGATGA
- the rimI gene encoding ribosomal protein S18-alanine N-acetyltransferase, which yields MQKASLKKIGEYTLRQCKNEDLSQVAKINLSSLPEHYSDYFFEVTLRELPEAFLVVEKDGKIVGYIMCRVEYGLSAIQKFRIARKGHIISLAMLEQHRRKGLGLNLVQEALQALKDRGCSEIYLEVRVSNLSAVRLYKKLGFKIISTIRGYYRDGEDAYMMGKTL from the coding sequence TTGCAAAAGGCATCTCTAAAAAAGATAGGTGAATACACCCTCAGACAGTGTAAAAATGAGGACCTGAGTCAGGTCGCTAAAATAAACCTGTCTAGCTTACCTGAGCATTATTCAGACTACTTCTTTGAGGTAACCTTAAGAGAATTACCTGAAGCTTTTCTTGTCGTTGAAAAAGATGGAAAGATAGTGGGATATATAATGTGTAGGGTCGAATATGGCTTATCTGCTATTCAAAAGTTTAGAATAGCTAGAAAGGGACATATAATCTCACTTGCAATGCTTGAACAACATCGTAGAAAAGGCTTGGGACTTAACCTTGTCCAAGAAGCTTTGCAAGCATTAAAAGATAGAGGCTGTTCAGAAATCTATCTTGAAGTAAGAGTCTCCAATTTATCTGCTGTAAGACTTTATAAAAAGTTAGGCTTTAAGATAATTTCTACGATTAGAGGATATTATCGAGATGGAGAAGATGCTTACATGATGGGAAAAACTCTTTAA